In one Nitrososphaera viennensis EN76 genomic region, the following are encoded:
- a CDS encoding methane monooxygenase/ammonia monooxygenase subunit C, whose product MSVKCISLLVDFATQVIRITIFYKWRGTKMAQMPALIPKEVEIQRLKKIYIFVICLGSIAASVEVDNFVDGSLHQTAIRDSAFTPAHWWLYSHFVALPIGWGMVAMYDRRVPVLRGPGNSMNTGLKITIIGYLATMFTIGVNELWHFWFVEEIFSVPNHWMFNMGVVVAFMGALAYVVRVYARLVELGAETPAKNPYVAELYKLALEGKLYSRSIP is encoded by the coding sequence ATGTCTGTAAAATGTATATCATTACTTGTAGATTTTGCAACACAAGTAATTAGAATTACGATTTTCTATAAATGGCGAGGAACTAAAATGGCACAAATGCCTGCACTGATACCAAAAGAAGTCGAAATACAGAGGCTGAAAAAGATCTACATCTTTGTCATATGCCTTGGTTCTATCGCAGCCTCCGTCGAAGTCGACAACTTCGTCGATGGCTCGCTGCACCAGACTGCAATCAGAGACTCGGCCTTCACGCCGGCCCACTGGTGGCTGTACAGCCACTTCGTGGCCCTTCCAATCGGCTGGGGCATGGTGGCCATGTACGATAGAAGGGTCCCGGTACTCAGAGGTCCAGGCAACTCGATGAACACGGGCTTGAAGATAACCATCATTGGCTATCTGGCAACCATGTTCACCATAGGTGTGAATGAACTCTGGCACTTCTGGTTCGTGGAAGAAATCTTCTCCGTTCCGAACCACTGGATGTTCAACATGGGTGTCGTAGTGGCATTCATGGGCGCTCTGGCCTATGTCGTCAGAGTGTACGCCAGACTGGTGGAACTGGGTGCAGAAACACCAGCAAAGAACCCGTATGTAGCAGAGTTGTACAAGCTAGCGCTGGAAGGCAAGCTGTACAGCAGGTCGATACCGTAG
- a CDS encoding ArsR/SmtB family transcription factor — protein sequence MRVVYVVDNPVIAKILIDPMRRAILELLRTRPMTQAKLASELGLATPSLNHHMKVLRSKKLVVMVKRETERHRVIQKFFAPAAYLFVYDLDALPKNIARYFYPVSLERTRGIVSTILLKDSRFPIPPTQEAMNVLSEKISRALVHAAKEHSNQDIDSGLEERVYKIYADAIKKALT from the coding sequence ATGAGAGTTGTATATGTGGTGGACAATCCCGTCATCGCCAAAATACTGATAGACCCCATGAGAAGGGCGATACTTGAATTGCTGAGAACTAGACCAATGACTCAAGCAAAGCTGGCAAGCGAGCTTGGCTTGGCCACCCCTTCACTTAACCACCACATGAAAGTCCTCAGATCAAAGAAATTGGTTGTCATGGTAAAGAGGGAGACGGAAAGACACAGAGTTATACAAAAGTTCTTTGCGCCAGCAGCTTATCTTTTCGTCTATGATCTGGATGCTCTCCCCAAGAACATTGCGCGTTATTTTTATCCCGTCAGCTTGGAACGGACCAGGGGAATCGTTTCCACCATCCTTCTCAAGGACTCACGTTTTCCGATTCCTCCAACGCAAGAAGCAATGAATGTGCTTTCAGAAAAGATATCCCGTGCCTTGGTTCATGCTGCAAAGGAACACTCAAATCAAGATATTGATTCTGGACTTGAAGAGAGAGTATACAAGATATACGCTGACGCAATAAAGAAGGCATTGACCTGA
- a CDS encoding zinc ribbon domain-containing protein yields MMVVFLKVPLGDRQYFDIPLNNHVSGILSDPSVKVRSITLTASNTVSICISKEVTEEVECTSIEGVDRNLRNLTVGNYENVMQYDLSKAVDITENTWSIIRSFKRNDVRVRKKIANKYGKRRRNRVNQLLHHVSKAVANKAKNDKAAIAFEDITYIRRLYQRGNGQGRNYRSTLNGWSFAEIKRLITYKAAWEGVRVIQLSVKETRGTSQLCPRCGKKMTQKDRKARQLWCAECKRWMDRDVVAAMNLSFKGLARFASSKGAACEAMKGNPGEAMPVILRVDAAKLSHCQQPKVDRVVHQPKT; encoded by the coding sequence ATGATGGTAGTATTTTTGAAAGTGCCCCTTGGCGACAGACAGTACTTCGACATTCCCCTGAATAACCACGTAAGTGGAATCCTATCAGACCCTTCGGTGAAAGTGCGTTCTATCACGTTGACTGCTAGCAACACGGTCAGCATCTGCATCTCAAAAGAGGTCACAGAAGAAGTTGAATGCACCAGCATAGAAGGCGTAGACAGGAACCTCCGCAATCTTACTGTCGGAAATTACGAGAACGTGATGCAATACGACCTATCAAAAGCAGTTGATATTACAGAGAACACGTGGTCAATTATCCGGTCGTTCAAGCGCAACGATGTGAGGGTAAGAAAGAAGATAGCTAACAAGTACGGCAAGCGCCGCAGGAATAGAGTAAACCAGCTCCTACACCACGTATCAAAAGCAGTTGCAAACAAGGCCAAGAATGACAAAGCAGCGATAGCATTTGAGGACATTACCTACATACGCCGGCTATATCAACGAGGTAATGGACAGGGCAGGAACTATCGCTCAACATTGAACGGCTGGTCTTTTGCAGAAATAAAGCGGCTTATCACGTACAAAGCAGCTTGGGAAGGAGTACGCGTAATTCAGTTGTCCGTCAAGGAAACGAGAGGCACATCGCAGCTCTGTCCTAGATGCGGGAAGAAGATGACCCAAAAGGACAGGAAGGCAAGGCAGTTGTGGTGTGCAGAATGCAAGAGATGGATGGACAGGGACGTGGTAGCGGCCATGAACCTTTCATTCAAAGGGCTGGCAAGGTTCGCCAGTTCAAAAGGCGCAGCATGTGAAGCAATGAAGGGGAACCCGGGAGAAGCGATGCCGGTAATCCTCAGAGTCGATGCTGCGAAGTTGAGTCACTGTCAACAACCGAAAGTTGACAGGGTTGTTCACCAACCTAAGACTTGA
- a CDS encoding V4R domain-containing protein, with protein MARTPAIAGKTSDPLHHNPNLNPYFRFDNESKHIKDSVFSCRGIIINERFWNRIHKELMDLSKDSGPVILYQLGLNYGWEVGGQGKDLIKDPLAAVNFLEYYGLLAGWGRFEASELQLTQGRLAKPIVVKVFDNFFARAAGRSETGNPGCFFLSGLIAGVVDALFGAHHNCLEDKCISAGSECCEFVVARMTMD; from the coding sequence TTGGCAAGAACGCCGGCAATAGCAGGAAAGACGTCTGATCCGCTTCATCATAACCCAAACCTGAATCCCTACTTTCGTTTTGACAACGAGTCCAAGCACATAAAAGATTCTGTTTTCAGCTGCAGAGGGATAATAATCAACGAGAGGTTCTGGAACCGGATCCACAAGGAACTGATGGATCTGTCAAAAGACTCTGGTCCTGTCATACTATACCAGCTTGGGCTGAACTATGGATGGGAAGTAGGCGGTCAAGGCAAAGATCTCATAAAGGACCCTCTTGCCGCTGTTAATTTCCTAGAGTATTACGGCTTGCTGGCCGGCTGGGGGCGTTTTGAGGCATCGGAACTGCAACTGACACAGGGACGCTTGGCAAAGCCCATCGTCGTGAAGGTATTCGATAATTTCTTTGCGCGCGCTGCTGGAAGAAGTGAGACGGGCAACCCTGGCTGCTTTTTCCTTTCGGGACTCATCGCAGGTGTGGTGGATGCATTGTTTGGTGCCCATCATAACTGCCTTGAGGACAAGTGCATTTCTGCAGGCTCGGAATGCTGCGAGTTTGTCGTTGCAAGGATGACTATGGACTAA
- a CDS encoding LIM domain-containing protein, with product MPTNNCSVCGLKIAESSTGITVDDKWYHTSCVTALKCENCGALIGYLTNGRLEGRFLKTYCMACSKKF from the coding sequence ATGCCCACCAACAACTGTTCGGTGTGCGGGCTCAAGATTGCAGAGTCAAGCACAGGGATAACAGTGGACGACAAGTGGTACCACACAAGTTGCGTGACAGCATTAAAGTGCGAAAATTGTGGCGCCCTCATAGGATACCTGACAAACGGCAGGCTGGAAGGCAGGTTTCTAAAGACATACTGCATGGCATGCAGCAAGAAATTCTAA
- a CDS encoding multicopper oxidase domain-containing protein — translation MVGISMAILAVAISASVALTGIGGYFVLQPSSSEIQQNSVQEGAGALQGGAQRTVEYTLIGENTTLEIASGIRVEAWTYNGTIPGPILRATEGDRVVLHFINRTPMPHTVHLHGDHDEKDDGVFQVVKPGETYTYDFIAGPPGALMYHCHVMPVTQHVRMGLYGALIVDPKEGLSPAREYVLVAGEYDTKDQMTNNPEYVFFNGYVDQYWDHPLEVRTNETVRVYYVNMGGSPAYGFHIHGTIFDAYLSGIWDNDPMKVQTWEVAAGNGAIFEARWPWEGRYLFHLHGLPEEKGTMAYFNVTDAPAGAVDGVDIARTKSISMIGWQEKLAKELQKQDPSGATSVQAPTISSPSKSHDTAHQTSDANDSTIKVDDGAPVQTNVVVMPKNVAVDQNKTFEPASITVNAGTTVTWKNDDSSFHLVASKTEGIFASDLISQKKTFEHTFAEPGSYDYYCSLHPWMTGTVMVK, via the coding sequence ATGGTAGGCATATCTATGGCGATTCTTGCCGTTGCAATATCGGCATCCGTCGCACTAACCGGTATCGGCGGGTATTTCGTGCTGCAGCCAAGCAGTTCAGAAATCCAGCAGAATTCTGTACAAGAGGGAGCAGGCGCCTTGCAGGGAGGGGCGCAGCGCACTGTCGAATATACGCTAATTGGAGAGAATACGACGCTTGAAATAGCATCAGGAATCAGGGTCGAGGCCTGGACCTACAACGGAACCATACCGGGACCCATTCTCAGAGCTACCGAGGGAGACAGGGTCGTCCTTCACTTCATAAACAGAACCCCGATGCCTCATACAGTACATCTTCATGGCGACCACGATGAAAAAGACGACGGAGTCTTTCAGGTAGTCAAGCCCGGCGAAACATACACGTATGACTTTATTGCAGGACCGCCTGGCGCGTTGATGTACCATTGTCATGTGATGCCTGTGACGCAGCACGTAAGGATGGGGCTGTACGGCGCCTTGATAGTTGATCCCAAGGAAGGCCTCTCGCCGGCAAGAGAATACGTGCTGGTGGCAGGCGAATACGACACCAAAGACCAGATGACAAACAACCCAGAATACGTCTTCTTTAACGGCTATGTCGACCAGTACTGGGATCACCCCCTAGAAGTAAGGACAAACGAGACCGTACGAGTATACTATGTCAACATGGGCGGATCGCCGGCCTATGGCTTTCACATCCACGGCACCATCTTTGACGCATATCTGTCAGGAATCTGGGATAACGACCCGATGAAAGTGCAGACATGGGAGGTAGCGGCAGGCAATGGCGCGATATTTGAGGCCAGATGGCCCTGGGAGGGAAGGTACCTGTTCCATCTCCACGGGTTGCCGGAGGAAAAAGGCACAATGGCATACTTTAACGTGACAGACGCTCCTGCTGGCGCAGTAGACGGCGTAGACATTGCCAGGACAAAATCGATTAGCATGATCGGATGGCAGGAGAAACTTGCCAAAGAGCTACAAAAGCAAGATCCTTCCGGAGCGACAAGCGTACAAGCACCAACAATATCATCACCTTCGAAGTCACACGATACCGCGCACCAGACGAGCGATGCTAATGACAGCACGATCAAAGTTGATGACGGTGCACCAGTACAAACCAACGTGGTTGTCATGCCCAAGAATGTGGCGGTAGATCAGAACAAAACTTTCGAGCCGGCCAGCATAACCGTAAATGCAGGAACCACCGTGACTTGGAAGAACGACGACAGTTCGTTCCACCTAGTCGCCAGTAAAACAGAAGGGATCTTTGCTTCAGATCTCATCTCCCAGAAAAAGACGTTCGAACACACGTTCGCGGAACCAGGATCGTACGATTACTATTGTTCGCTGCATCCGTGGATGACAGGGACGGTGATGGTAAAGTAG
- a CDS encoding cytochrome P450 — MRKSNPVEYNDKADLWNAYRYDDVKKILTNHVDFSSDFTKASPPLPPSSSSSSSSAPRPTQSQEGPFRRTLISTDPPLHRYLRGTISSAFSATTIERLEPRIRDIANDMIDKVIEKGSMDLVRDFSYPLPVTVIAELLGIPSKDRDLFKRWADELLKSIDEAVETGGRRNNDKMQQLQKEMDDYFLNVIAEKRKKPGQDLVTQLINAETDKIKLSQDDILSFCALLLQAGHLTTVNLINNCMWSLLEHPQQLVKLKNNLSSLLTSAIEETLRYRSPVQALVRFATKDVQVGGRTIKSGQRIIPWIGSANRDEAVFGNPEEFDITRGPNPHIAFGAGIHLCLGAPLARLESHVAMEILLSRLQDLEFGDDPRNFEPIDGSLFLYGVKSLPLLFKARQH, encoded by the coding sequence ATGAGAAAGAGCAATCCAGTTGAATACAATGACAAAGCTGACCTGTGGAATGCCTACAGGTATGATGACGTAAAGAAAATTCTTACCAACCATGTGGACTTTTCCTCCGACTTTACAAAAGCATCGCCGCCACTACCGCCCTCGTCATCATCATCGTCGTCATCGGCGCCGCGGCCAACGCAATCCCAAGAAGGGCCCTTCAGGCGCACTCTGATATCGACCGATCCCCCGTTGCACAGGTATCTGCGCGGTACGATTTCATCGGCATTTAGCGCCACCACCATTGAAAGGCTGGAGCCCCGAATCAGAGACATTGCAAACGACATGATAGACAAGGTGATTGAGAAGGGCTCGATGGACCTTGTACGGGACTTTTCGTACCCCTTGCCCGTGACTGTGATAGCAGAGCTGCTGGGCATACCCTCCAAAGACAGGGACCTTTTCAAGAGATGGGCTGACGAACTGCTAAAATCCATAGACGAAGCGGTCGAAACAGGCGGCCGCAGAAATAATGACAAGATGCAGCAGCTGCAGAAGGAAATGGACGATTATTTTCTAAATGTTATTGCTGAAAAGAGGAAAAAACCGGGGCAGGACCTCGTAACGCAACTGATCAATGCAGAAACCGACAAGATAAAACTCTCCCAAGACGATATTCTGAGCTTCTGCGCCTTGCTCCTGCAGGCAGGGCACCTGACGACCGTGAACCTCATAAACAATTGCATGTGGTCGCTGCTGGAACATCCCCAGCAACTGGTCAAGTTAAAAAACAACCTTTCGTCTTTGTTAACGTCTGCAATTGAGGAGACCTTGCGCTACCGCTCTCCAGTTCAAGCCCTGGTCCGGTTTGCCACAAAAGACGTACAGGTTGGAGGCAGGACCATAAAATCCGGTCAGAGAATTATCCCGTGGATAGGCTCGGCAAACCGTGACGAGGCTGTCTTTGGAAATCCGGAGGAATTTGACATCACGCGCGGCCCAAATCCGCACATCGCATTTGGAGCCGGCATTCATCTGTGCCTGGGCGCCCCACTGGCGCGGTTGGAGTCGCACGTAGCCATGGAAATACTGCTGAGCCGCCTGCAGGACCTTGAGTTTGGCGACGATCCAAGAAATTTTGAACCCATTGACGGCAGCCTGTTCTTGTACGGCGTAAAGAGCCTGCCGTTACTGTTCAAAGCTCGACAGCACTAG
- a CDS encoding 4Fe-4S dicluster domain-containing protein: MPIDPEFPKNHQVIGKHKHADGEHFHFVWGPGRAAEAAENEEVKKAYEARGEQIAPLGVHGTMVAIDWDSCIADGACIEACPVQVYQWYRTEQDVPATEMQNATTSGKGEDHSRDGRMDYTDKSDPIREHDCIWCMACVSVCPPQAVKVDQANLEYHEKAAGTFNEELAKGSAPPPHAH; the protein is encoded by the coding sequence ATGCCAATAGACCCAGAGTTTCCTAAAAACCATCAGGTGATAGGAAAGCACAAGCATGCAGACGGAGAGCACTTTCATTTTGTGTGGGGGCCGGGAAGGGCAGCCGAAGCGGCGGAAAACGAAGAGGTCAAGAAAGCGTACGAGGCAAGAGGCGAGCAGATTGCCCCGCTAGGCGTTCACGGCACCATGGTCGCTATCGACTGGGATTCTTGCATAGCCGACGGCGCCTGCATAGAGGCGTGTCCCGTACAGGTTTACCAGTGGTACAGAACAGAGCAAGACGTGCCTGCGACAGAGATGCAGAACGCAACCACCTCTGGCAAAGGCGAAGATCATTCAAGAGACGGGCGCATGGATTACACCGACAAGTCGGATCCGATAAGGGAACACGACTGCATCTGGTGCATGGCCTGCGTCTCGGTATGTCCTCCTCAGGCGGTAAAGGTCGACCAGGCGAACCTAGAGTACCATGAAAAGGCGGCGGGCACCTTCAATGAGGAGCTGGCAAAAGGTAGCGCACCTCCGCCACATGCACACTAA
- a CDS encoding Lrp/AsnC ligand binding domain-containing protein: protein MIPIGFMFIECVEGSQDELLQRIKEIPGVAYAYKLDKTYNLVVKIESDSVEKFTLAIAQIRKSGNLLNTDTMVGFKS, encoded by the coding sequence TTGATTCCAATCGGCTTCATGTTTATCGAGTGTGTTGAAGGTAGCCAGGATGAGCTATTGCAGAGGATAAAGGAGATTCCGGGAGTAGCATATGCTTACAAACTTGACAAGACGTACAATCTAGTCGTCAAGATAGAGTCGGATTCGGTCGAAAAATTCACGTTGGCGATAGCACAGATCAGGAAATCGGGAAATCTCTTGAACACTGATACAATGGTAGGTTTCAAGAGCTAG
- a CDS encoding SRPBCC domain-containing protein codes for MEELHTTVVIDAPAFVVWNIIADFPKYPEWNPFILKINGELKINSRLEMEIKLANEKIVHDEFVVLDAETEREIAWGGKNGGNLFGVEHRLTIQPLAHNRVTFLQTARFGGDIVSLIARNLHPLLAKQLESMNMALKQRAEQSWKESPSGSNNNSSS; via the coding sequence GTGGAAGAACTCCACACAACTGTCGTCATTGACGCTCCGGCGTTTGTAGTATGGAACATAATTGCAGATTTTCCAAAGTACCCTGAATGGAACCCGTTCATCCTGAAGATAAATGGCGAACTAAAAATCAACTCCAGACTTGAAATGGAGATCAAGCTAGCCAACGAAAAGATTGTGCATGACGAATTCGTAGTGTTAGACGCAGAGACAGAGCGCGAAATAGCCTGGGGCGGAAAAAACGGAGGAAACCTCTTTGGTGTGGAGCACCGGCTTACAATACAGCCTCTTGCGCACAACCGTGTGACGTTCCTTCAGACTGCGCGGTTTGGGGGAGACATTGTTTCGCTCATTGCGAGGAACCTGCACCCGCTGCTGGCCAAGCAGCTTGAAAGCATGAACATGGCGCTAAAGCAACGCGCAGAACAAAGCTGGAAGGAAAGCCCGTCCGGCAGCAATAATAATAGTAGTAGTTAA
- a CDS encoding winged helix-turn-helix domain-containing protein — MEKLQGVRKGERRGRMPMKFRSRADIAAEMLEVAKNGEKKTRIMYGSHTSVKQLNTYLDLLIENEMLEYLPEKRIYRTTEKGILFLDSYQKAWGILFRARNKKHLLQHQQDEKGAAAAPVVSSDNSAPIIA; from the coding sequence TTGGAAAAGTTACAAGGAGTAAGGAAGGGAGAGAGGAGGGGAAGGATGCCAATGAAATTTAGAAGTAGGGCAGACATAGCAGCAGAGATGCTTGAAGTGGCGAAAAATGGTGAGAAAAAGACCAGAATAATGTACGGATCGCATACTTCAGTTAAACAACTCAATACATACCTAGACCTTCTCATTGAAAATGAAATGTTAGAGTATCTTCCCGAGAAGAGGATCTACCGAACGACTGAAAAGGGCATCCTCTTTCTTGACAGCTACCAAAAAGCTTGGGGCATCCTCTTTCGTGCAAGAAACAAGAAACACCTACTGCAACACCAACAGGACGAGAAGGGGGCGGCAGCGGCTCCAGTCGTCAGCAGCGATAATAGCGCTCCCATCATTGCCTAG